A genomic stretch from Desulfurococcaceae archaeon MEX13E-LK6-19 includes:
- a CDS encoding SBBP repeat-containing protein — MLRLKSYLTILTIILAVLATPLNADSGTQNGYATWFLTIGGTGAETPGNGITLDYRNNVYITGTTLSWSNTTKKAFVAKVDPLGRLIFSIIFGGNSDDEAYDIAVKGTDYMYVAGSTYSFGAGGRDAYITKIDRFGNIIWYVTLGGSQADSLKSLKQGSDNYLYATGYTRSFGAGSSDVLVVKLSENGSLIWALTIGGPYSDEANGLYLDNENNIYIVGKTASYGYGIYDAFVAKISSKGSLLWFKVIGTSESDEATAITLDENETIYVAGWTLNTTTDTIDAFVAKILPDENRTIEWIKMFGGDGDDIPYGIKYYNGKIYVTGFTTSYSATDTDQGDIFVARIDAKTGNIDWFIVIGGSEYDSSSAVTVVNDNIYITGSTTSFSSGSEDLFLAKLEDAYLSTLSSTENMIWVDNGYPNNVTLSKKTVPEYDLSPTGHSKDEIPIIITITTSLVVQQQTNVVLNAVIPIAYIATPTGEYPTEVITVTKTKTVTLYSIQTVTSTTTTTKEITTTVTTTVTSTTTEKIVAEVTTINLVNVTTITMMNTIATETVTVPYTATKTFTTTSLVTTTATITETQPTLDLITLSGVATVILIVGLIVGFIMGRGGVLSGKPLFTF, encoded by the coding sequence ATGCTGAGGCTCAAATCCTACCTAACGATACTCACCATAATACTAGCAGTACTGGCAACACCACTAAACGCGGATTCCGGGACACAAAACGGGTATGCAACATGGTTCCTGACAATAGGTGGGACAGGGGCCGAGACACCGGGCAACGGGATCACGCTAGACTATAGAAACAACGTATACATAACAGGGACAACTCTAAGCTGGAGCAATACAACAAAAAAGGCATTCGTAGCAAAAGTAGATCCCCTTGGTAGACTCATATTCTCAATAATATTTGGCGGAAACAGCGACGACGAAGCCTACGATATAGCCGTGAAAGGAACAGACTACATGTATGTCGCCGGGTCAACATATAGTTTTGGTGCAGGAGGAAGAGACGCATACATAACAAAGATCGATAGGTTTGGAAACATAATATGGTATGTTACTCTAGGAGGAAGCCAAGCAGATTCATTAAAGTCGCTTAAACAGGGAAGCGACAACTACCTTTACGCTACAGGATATACGAGAAGTTTTGGCGCAGGATCATCAGATGTACTTGTCGTGAAATTAAGTGAAAATGGATCGCTCATATGGGCATTAACTATAGGCGGACCATACTCTGATGAAGCCAATGGTTTGTATTTAGACAATGAAAATAACATTTATATCGTTGGGAAAACTGCAAGCTACGGGTATGGTATATATGATGCATTTGTAGCTAAGATTTCGAGCAAAGGCTCTCTTTTGTGGTTTAAAGTAATAGGCACAAGTGAAAGCGATGAAGCTACCGCGATAACTTTGGATGAAAACGAGACAATATATGTAGCAGGATGGACTCTCAACACAACAACTGACACAATAGATGCATTTGTCGCCAAAATACTGCCTGACGAAAACAGGACAATAGAATGGATCAAGATGTTTGGTGGAGACGGAGACGACATACCCTATGGAATAAAGTATTATAATGGTAAGATCTATGTGACAGGCTTTACAACAAGCTACTCCGCAACAGACACCGATCAAGGAGACATATTCGTGGCAAGAATAGATGCCAAAACAGGTAACATTGACTGGTTCATAGTAATAGGGGGAAGCGAATACGATTCCTCATCAGCAGTAACGGTAGTCAACGACAACATATACATTACAGGCTCAACAACAAGCTTTAGCAGTGGAAGCGAAGACTTATTCCTCGCTAAACTAGAAGACGCTTATCTAAGCACACTCTCCTCCACAGAAAATATGATATGGGTTGACAACGGGTATCCTAACAACGTTACTCTATCAAAGAAGACCGTACCAGAATATGATCTATCGCCAACAGGCCACAGTAAAGACGAGATACCAATAATAATAACAATAACAACAAGTCTAGTTGTACAACAGCAAACTAACGTAGTACTAAATGCCGTGATACCAATAGCATACATAGCCACACCTACAGGAGAATACCCCACAGAAGTGATAACAGTAACAAAAACAAAGACTGTAACATTATACTCTATACAAACAGTAACATCAACCACTACAACAACAAAAGAAATAACAACAACAGTAACCACAACAGTAACGTCAACCACTACAGAAAAGATAGTAGCCGAAGTAACAACAATAAATCTAGTAAACGTAACAACAATAACCATGATGAATACTATAGCAACAGAAACAGTAACAGTACCCTACACAGCAACAAAAACCTTTACAACAACAAGTCTAGTAACCACAACAGCAACCATTACCGAGACGCAACCTACACTAGATCTCATAACACTATCGGGAGTCGCGACAGTAATATTGATCGTTGGATTAATAGTAGGTTTCATAATGGGTAGAGGAGGAGTACTCAGCGGAAAACCTCTTTTCACGTTCTGA